In the Pseudanabaena sp. PCC 7367 genome, one interval contains:
- a CDS encoding Ig-like domain-containing protein, whose translation MQSKGINRSQLFNQPIDKVAIGLMVILGVAIAALLLLGDRTRPEIREFSWQDQQVEAADTAFVLTFNRPMDRESVAANLSITPELPGRMSWAGRRMAYTLDTPAVYGNEYTIELKEAFDRFADEVGNHVPIEPFTTTFSTPKPLLAYIGGAEDDAGRLVIYDQQKQERLLISPANLSVTDFRVYSDRRKILFSAVERLADGSLDVLEQKIYSVTTGLGENAEDVGKVELILDSQEYQNFKFDLSANDQVIVVQRLDKRNPGRYGLWVLREGMPLEPLNNEPGGDFMITPDSDAVAIAQGEGVAILPLEPEAEPLDFLPRFGTVLSFSSDGTQALTIKFNKDFTRSLFLVTNQGVQQELFTTEGSILGAQFSPNKKLAYCLLTDLYQNENLYREIPYLAAIDIQTQQITRLIDLPEQQDLEINVAPDGTAIAFDVVLENPDQPNYSESDRGDDGVNAPTAPSPPQLKLLSLPGANLESPGLISLNLIGSNPKWLP comes from the coding sequence ATGCAATCGAAAGGAATCAATCGCAGCCAACTATTCAACCAACCGATCGACAAGGTAGCGATCGGCTTGATGGTGATTTTAGGGGTGGCGATCGCGGCGCTATTGTTATTGGGCGATCGAACCAGGCCAGAGATACGTGAATTTAGCTGGCAAGATCAGCAAGTCGAGGCTGCTGATACCGCATTTGTGCTTACTTTCAATCGACCAATGGATCGAGAAAGCGTGGCCGCAAACCTGAGTATTACGCCAGAATTACCAGGCAGAATGAGTTGGGCGGGGCGACGGATGGCCTATACCCTCGATACCCCGGCGGTCTATGGCAATGAATACACGATCGAGCTAAAAGAGGCCTTCGATCGCTTTGCCGATGAGGTGGGTAATCATGTACCGATTGAGCCATTTACCACCACATTCTCTACCCCCAAGCCTTTACTTGCCTATATTGGTGGTGCTGAGGATGATGCCGGAAGATTAGTGATTTATGATCAGCAGAAGCAAGAGCGATTATTAATTTCGCCAGCAAATTTGAGCGTAACGGATTTTCGGGTTTATAGCGATCGGCGTAAGATCCTTTTTTCTGCGGTTGAGCGATTGGCCGATGGCAGCTTGGATGTGCTAGAGCAAAAGATCTATAGCGTTACCACTGGGCTAGGAGAGAATGCTGAGGATGTGGGTAAAGTTGAATTAATTTTAGACTCGCAGGAATACCAGAATTTTAAATTTGATCTGTCGGCAAATGATCAGGTTATTGTGGTGCAGCGGCTAGACAAGCGTAACCCTGGCAGATATGGATTATGGGTGTTGAGAGAAGGCATGCCGCTAGAACCATTAAACAATGAACCCGGTGGTGATTTTATGATTACGCCGGATAGTGATGCGGTGGCGATCGCCCAGGGCGAAGGGGTGGCGATCTTGCCGTTGGAACCGGAAGCGGAACCGTTGGATTTTTTGCCCCGCTTTGGCACGGTGCTTAGTTTCAGCAGTGATGGTACACAGGCCTTAACAATTAAGTTCAACAAAGACTTTACCCGATCGCTGTTTTTGGTCACGAATCAGGGCGTGCAGCAAGAACTGTTCACCACGGAAGGATCGATCCTGGGGGCGCAGTTCTCACCGAATAAGAAGCTTGCCTATTGCCTGCTGACCGATTTATATCAAAATGAGAATCTCTATCGAGAAATTCCCTATTTGGCGGCGATCGATATCCAAACTCAACAAATCACCCGCTTAATTGACCTGCCAGAACAACAGGACTTAGAGATCAATGTGGCTCCTGATGGCACGGCGATCGCCTTTGACGTGGTGTTGGAAAATCCTGATCAGCCCAACTATAGCGAGTCCGATCGCGGTGATGATGGCGTTAATGCACCAACTGCGCCAAGTCCACCCCAGCTAAAATTGCTCTCGCTGCCAGGGGCAAATTTGGAAAGTCCTGGCTTAATCTCGTTGAATCTGATTGGCTCTAATCCCAAATGGCTACCCTAG